Genomic segment of Phycodurus eques isolate BA_2022a chromosome 13, UOR_Pequ_1.1, whole genome shotgun sequence:
ACTGTGTTTTTGGCTAGCTGTTGAACTGAAGTTCCAGTACTGAAAACAAAGTATAGTTTCATTGTTGACCGTAAGGTATCGCTGTCATTTTCAAGTACCGGCATACCATGCAATCCTATGCAGACAGTTTAATGtcttttttccatgaaaacacacCGTTGTgtatatacacttttttttttttttatcttaaggAAAAGCAGTGTTTTTTACAGCATTAAAAAATTAGGAGATTTCTAAGTGACATCAAACGTGTAACACACATGACACTGATTTCACAAAAGTAGAAATAGACTCATTTAATTAAGAGATAGAAGTTAAAAAAGATTCACTCCTTTCccaggcagcatggtggaaCAATGGTTAGCATGTCGGCCTCACAGTTTCTAGTTTCTCTTTCGTCTTCCTCTTTCATAAAAAATTATGCATGTTGGGTTAAGtaaagactctaaaattgttcATTGACGTGAATGATGGTGCCCTTTAATGGACTTGGAatgagtccagggtgtaccccaccatGCGacatagaaaaatggatggacttctTTCCCActatgtgaaaatgtgtgctgtAATGATACATGTTTTTCTACAGGTCATCTTGAGGTACAGAAGTCTCCCTTGAAGGCTGAACCATGGTGTTGATTCTCGGCAGACGGATGAACAGGGAGGTCACTGGCATCAGAGACTCACCGGCTGTCAAACGCAAGGTGCGTTGAAAAGAGTACATGGTCTACATTGTGCACCATTTGTGCTTAGTAAGAAAAGGGCGCACCTTTCACATCAGAAGTTCTCGGGAGACACAAGGACCCCTTCATAATCGTAACTACATGTAGGCTACCCCTAAATGCCACAGGAATTGAAaaacgagagagagaaaagtagtaacattatgagaataaagtcatattttttcatggaaaaaaagtcgtaatcttacaagaacaaagatTTATATTTCTATGATGAAGTCGTAATGGTATGATATCAAAGTCAAAGTCATATTTCTAAGTAAAATTCAGAAACACAACTATATTCGGGTAATATTAAGCCTTTTGTTCtggaaaaaaacaccttttatctgtaaaaaaaatagggCTATACTCAAAATAATACGGCTTTATCTATTCATTGAGGTACAatatgtcagatttatgtgatggtACATCACAATAATTTCAAAGcgtttaattggcccaaagctaagcTAGGGAGTAGGCGTTGAACGATTTTTTTTCGTAATTAAAGGAAATGTAATGAAAGTCGAGTGCAAGTCAATGAATCGTTGACAGTCATTGATATTTTCCCACCACAGTACAGCGGTCCCCAACCTTATTTTGCGCCACAGACTGGTATCGTTTAGTGTATGGTTTGGGAAAGCCATATTTCGCCGGACAGGcgtagaaacaaataaaaacaaatgattaaaagtaCAAATGTCACTTTACAACACTGACTTACTAGCATGTTGTAAGACTTCACATTGAGGCAggctccaaaaaaaaagcatttctctTTCATTATTTGTAGTTGACTTTtccttttattatatttgaggatagacttgaTACCAGTCCcatttttagtaaaatattttcACTCACTTGTGGCATCCATATGGCGGTGTAGTAAGTATATGGACATCAGTGTTGTAAAGCGACTCAAGTGTCACAATGTTGGTGTGTGTTGTAGCAAACAACTTATTTGGAGCTTCACTTTGCACCACTGCCCTCGTTCCTCGCCACCAGTCCCGAGGTAACTCTGGTATGAATCTTTTTAGACTAGTGGCGATCTGAATAGCTGAAACTAGCGAGGCTAACCGCTGTTCTCATCCACTATTTCGCTGCTACACAGAGCGTTACACTCTGGGGACGGTGGAAGATGGACGATTCTaaagtcctctgtaaattgggCGATTGCAAGACGAGCTGCCAAAAATACGTGATTAGCCATTAGACGACTTCAAGTTTTAAATGTTAATGCGGACTAATCAACTAATCAGTTGGCACATTGGTCCCCGCATGTagcttttcactttttaaaacattaaatgacataatttatcACAAGTTATTTTGCTGAACCCCAAGTTACGGCTCTGTGACTCcagtttaagaaccactgttTACAATTCTGAAACCAAAATTGTTGTTTCCCCAGGTGTTTGAGGTCGACTCCAAGACGTTACCTAGCCAGGAAGTGTTGGACTTCTGCTCCGGCTCCTCCCACGCTGAGGGCATCCTGCAGGTGTTCAATGAGTTCCGCGACTGCCGCCTGTTCACGGACGTGGTTATCAGCGTGCAGGGCCGAGAGTTCCCCTGCCACCGGGCCGTGCTCTCAGCTTGCTCCTCCTACTTCAGAGCCATGTTCTGTAATGATCACCGTGAGAGCCGCGAGATGCTGGTGGAGATCAATGGTATTCTGGCCGAAGCCATGGAATCCTTCCTCACTTATGTTTACACCGGCCGCGCCAAGATCACCACGGAGAACGTCCAGTTCCTCTTCGAGACCTCCAGTCTCTTCCAGATCGCCACATTACGTGATGCCTGTGCAAAGTTCCTGGAGGACCAGCTAGACCCGTGCAACTGCCTGGGCATCCATCGCTTCGCAGATGCTCACTCTCTCAAGCAGCTCGCCAGCCGCTGCCGCAGCTACGCTCTGGCCTATTTCTCCGAGGTGGCTCAGCACGAGGAGTTCCTCGACCTCCGGAGGGAAGAGCTAGAAGAGTACATTGACAGTGACGAGCTGTCCATCGGTAAAGAGGAGGTGGTGTTTGAGGCCGTGATGCGCTGGGTGTACCACAGTGTGGAGCAACGTAAACCCATGCTGAAGGCCCTGCTGCACCATGTGCGTCTGCCGCTTTTGCACCCCAACTACTTTGTCCAGACAGTGGAGGGAGACCAGCTCATCCAGAATGCTCCAGAGTGCTACCATCTTCTCCACGAGGCAAGGCGCTACCACGTACTTGGAAATGAGATGATGTCACCCAGGACCAGGCCACGCAGGTAGTGTTTGCCTTGCCATTATTGCTTATGTGAGGTAAAACCGGTTTGCACAGGGAAACACAAGCTAGAGCAGACGTAGGGATTGGCATTTGACTAAATGGCCTTCATCAActataagaaaaataaacagatcAATGAATGGATTTATTCTTTGTTTATATAGTGGCacagtcgtgctcaccattattgtcACCCATGAAGTTTATGTACCGTAATTCGACCTAAAAATTCAAAgaataaattattaattattatttatttatttattattattaattaattaattattattaagcactttatttgaacacgtaatactttttctATTTACTTACTCTTATATTGAaagttcacagccctacttttatttagtaaatgagaaaacacacagttgtgctcatatgctTGATTACCCAAGCaggatttgtaagatgggtacaattcatTAAAGAAACcctgaagggccaggcgaaacacacttaattttattttaatgggattcaaattaaacagtcaagcacttcagaaaagcatgaaacaaaacattaccataaataaattaatgatgattgttgttcagtcatcagtcaaatttgggaaaaaacaaaacattttttcacaaattctgccagggtatgttaacaactgtacatatatgcagccatgcgtacccctgtcatattggaatgaaagtgtaggcgacACCGttccttttttataaccactaggtggcggtggcatatgagaatgaaagtgtacacctttctcataacgtctagggggcggtggcattttggaatgaaagtgtactggtttttcataacttctagatggcggcatacattgataaaatgggaaggttttttccattttcccctatacctatgtataatgcgcaccattgacttttgacaatttttttggggggtaaatacgcattatacacgagaaattatgttACTACatgtggaatatctcctgaagaaaatgaatcaagtgaaacaacttgtgtttgatacaaaagagcaaatgattaacaacattttatggacagatgaatcaaaaatgtagctttttagcaatgcacacaaaccGTATCTTTACAGACGGCAaaatgaagcctttaaggaaaagaacaccctgccaacagtTAAGCATGGTGGAGGGTCCATAATactgtggggctgctttgctacatctggtaactggaggccttgactgtatcacaggtataataaaatcagaaaattatcaagagattttagagtgaaatgtcttacccagtgtaagaaaaGTTGGTTGGAGGTGAAGATCATGGGTactccagcaagacaaagacccaaacaacacatccaaaagcacacaggaatggttgaaaaggaaaaaaaatgacttttataATGGCCAGCAATAAGTCCTGCTCTCAGTcccattgaaaatctttggggggagctgaaatctgcaattgaggaaaagaaccctgcaaatgtttAAGAGCTTGACCAAATTGCAaaagaagaatgggagaaaataccaccaGAGAAGTGCATAAAGCTTATAGATTTATACAAGAAatgtttggaggctgtcatcaCTGCCAAAGGGtatgcaaccaaatattaaggagggGTTCCTATATTGCTGCACATGCcattttatgcttttatttttgtctttgataCAATATctcagtttaaaataaaaaaacaatgttctttGTTAAATGAAtttggacctccaattaaaagatcctgatgatataagtttggtacatttccatttattactgaagatattatacaggttatgcaaaaaaagaAGGTGTGCAAATAATGGTGAGCAGGGCTATACATCCCAGCCCCCCTTTCCTCTGGTGTTCCTCAAGGTTCTATCCCCCTGTCCCCTTTAGTTCATGATGTACCTCATCCCCCTTGTTCTAGTGCTATGTGAATGACACCCAGCTTTCTGTACATTGTTCTAACGgagccttaaaataaaaatacaatattagttttaacaatcaattaattgattattattccCACCCCTATTCAGAAATCATTCTAGTAGGTGTCCTTAAGAGAATACTAAACAGTTGATGAAAttagtacttgttttttttaaatcctttattattttatgacttTTACACACTCAGACGTTGTTTGATGTGTCAAAGTAAATAGTGGTTCCACTTTGTTCTTAAGAAGAaagaacaaaacatgtttttttgtagcCAGAGATTATAACTTCAACATGGTCCTCCTGGCAGTGTGCTTGAACTTAATATACAGAATGtgcttgtgttgtttgtttttgtgtgtgcaagacAAAGCGACAGGGAGTGTTACTGTGccaagtacagtatgtctgtgttTTGTAGCGTCTTTCCAAATAGAAATGGCTAAGAAAGAAGCAGGGCATGTTGGTACACAGAATCAGTagctggaggaaaaaaacaaaaaaacgtgacGCAACAAACGACCAGAGAGAAATGTTGGGTCTTGTTTTCATACCTGCGGTAATATTAACCTTGCTTGATTCtgccatatttattttttatttaagtttgtCATAGGACAAAGCCTGGTGCTGAGTGAAGTCTCattaatgaaatttaaaaaggaGCACATGGTGGGCACCTGTACAGCACGCAGCAGCTGTTCCATTGAGCTGGATGACCTGCTGTAACGGCTCATGTTTTGAAGTCGTTGAAGCTGCGTGGTGTGTATTTTAGCTGTATTATGTCCGTAACCAGGCAGGTTTGTTCTGAGCGGGAAGCCAAGCAAGCAATTGTTCCCCTTTTGCAGTTTGCCCTGGGGGGATCAATTCTCCTCTGTTTAAAATAGTTGATTGATTCTCCCCCTCTGCGGGTGCGCTCTTGGGCAGCTAACAGAACATGCAGAGAACATCACGTgagcaaattattattaataacaccAACCATGTCTGGCCTAGACTGTCTCATACATGTACACAATACATGCACGGGGGAATCAACAGTAATCTGCCTGACCTACCTTCTATCACATCACACACATTTATGGCAGTTCACAACAAAGAGAAACAGGATTTCTTCAACCAGCAATTTGGAATTATGTGATCATGGAAATGGAGCTCAACTCTTgttccaagtttttttttttgttgcagctgAGATTGATAGAAGCCCTTGAAAATGAACTTTGCCTCGGAGATAGGAAAGACAGAGGTGATGTTCCTCCAAGAGTAGCTTTACTTGTCATAATCCCTCAAAATGTctgtgttaatgtgtgtgtgtttacatatGATTGTCTTAAGCTTAAATCAGCTTTAAAACAGgatgacatttttcaaattccaATTCAATTGTTTATTAATGTAGGACATTCCTTCACTCGCCATCCACAAAATTAGGTACATCTGCGCAATCTTTACCAAGACCTGGATCAATATGTtgtttaaagtccctgtaaagtgaaaattatTGTCTTCTAAATTTCAGAATCTTTACCAAGACCTGGATCAATATGTtgtttaaagtccctgtaaagtgaaaattatTGTCTTCTAAATTTCAGATgccacagagaagtgttgttaacaaccctgccaaatttgaatgatgaaaaaataatggcaagtatataaaatgaggcttggTGAAGAATCACACCCTTGCCTCTGCTCTCAAACGTGAAACCAGGTCctgatgaaaaatggatgctactttgttCAACATCTTTCTTATGCATACACATCCTTACATGTTTGAGCTGAGAAAATATATCTCCTTAAAGCCTCTGGTGACTGGAATATATCCCTCCACAACGTGTGAGGTGCTACCCACCAGCTAACTCACACGCTAAAAGGCTTCCAGGGCTCCTCCGGGGCTTTCGTGGGGTGCTTCTCAGCAGATAGCCGGCCAATGGTCTCATCCGTGGCGTCACTTACTCGCTTGAGAATTTAGATAAGACAACAcaaagctgttctgtaaattgtggcatccaaGGAAGACGTCTTTTACACGTAGcaagctagctaactgcacactgTAGTAGTAGACATGGGCCTGAAAACAATAGTTATCATtaagtaactcgcaattgcgCCGGATAACCACTCATGCGAATGGAGGCATTCAAGTTCTTATATAATGGGGAAAAGAGCCTCACCCAAGTGCGTTACTGGGCGCCATTTAAGCCAcagcccaaaaaaatcaggaaaactgacaTGGTTAATCTCCCCAACCTacacttttctccttctttgcACATGCTTtaacaattatcttcaaacatgtatcatgtatttagaaaccaatctctttaaaatccattttactGAGTCTTTAAGACACAATATTGTTGTCCAAATCAGTCTTCCACACTATCCAGCTCACAATATCAACCTTGACTTCTTATAGCTTTGTTATAACCCCACTAGAGACTTGGCAGAGAGCCTTCATATCATTTTTCTTTAGTCATGTAACAACATgagtaaaacatttgttttaaccTGTTCTTTGCCAGGAATCCTTTGTGTTGATATACGACCATAGTCTTCCCACTTTGGCAAAGCTGTATGCTCTGCTGAGCGCCTGTCTAGTTATTGTTATAAGGGCAGAATTATTGATTCAGCTCTCTTATGGGTCCTATTAAATTGGCTTTATTATTTCAACTTATTTACCTTCCTGTATCCCGCAACCTCTGTGTCCTGTTTCTAGGTCGACTGGCTACTCTGAGGTgattgtggtggtgggtggtTGTGAGAGAGTGGGGGGTTTCAACTTGCCCTACACCGAGTGCTACGATCCAGTGACGGGAGACTGGAAGTCGCTGGCCAAGCTGCCCGAGTTCACCAAGTCAGAGTACGCCGTGTGTGCCCTTCGCAATGACATTCTAGTGTCAGGTAAGAGCCTGTTGCACTGAACCATCAAATTAGcgtcataaaatatttatatgagtctatgggcacatatagacaaacaaccaaagaggagaagcggcagtaaaacgggccaaaatccagatgtcagaGGGTGAGGCAGGACAACAGGCAGTTGCAAACTTGGTGTGGTTTATCCAAATGGGAGCGTGTAGAAATAAGTTTTAAATTGAGATTgaaacatttctactgaggtaAACGGTCTTAATTTCCGTGGGTAaggcattccagagtactggagcctgaaaaataaaaaaaagaaacacaaaattatccacctacatttttctttttatgtagtattttttaaattatggttAAATATCATAGATCATTGTACAACTTAAAATGTAAC
This window contains:
- the klhl24a gene encoding kelch-like protein 24a gives rise to the protein MVLILGRRMNREVTGIRDSPAVKRKVFEVDSKTLPSQEVLDFCSGSSHAEGILQVFNEFRDCRLFTDVVISVQGREFPCHRAVLSACSSYFRAMFCNDHRESREMLVEINGILAEAMESFLTYVYTGRAKITTENVQFLFETSSLFQIATLRDACAKFLEDQLDPCNCLGIHRFADAHSLKQLASRCRSYALAYFSEVAQHEEFLDLRREELEEYIDSDELSIGKEEVVFEAVMRWVYHSVEQRKPMLKALLHHVRLPLLHPNYFVQTVEGDQLIQNAPECYHLLHEARRYHVLGNEMMSPRTRPRRSTGYSEVIVVVGGCERVGGFNLPYTECYDPVTGDWKSLAKLPEFTKSEYAVCALRNDILVSGGRINSRDVWMYNSQLNLWIRVASLNKGRWRHKMGVLLGKVYAVGGYDGQCRLSSVECYDSFSNRWTEVAPLKEAVSSPAVASCAGKLFVIGGGPDDNTCSDKVQCYDPETDTWLLRANIPIAKRCITAVSLNNLVYVCGGLTRSIFCYDPVEDYWMHVVHTFAKQESCGMSVCNGKIFILGGRGENGEATDTIMCYDPATGIITGVAAMPRCISYHGCVTVHRFNDKYHRP